In Eupeodes corollae chromosome 3, idEupCoro1.1, whole genome shotgun sequence, a single genomic region encodes these proteins:
- the LOC129951633 gene encoding venom serine carboxypeptidase-like, producing the protein MMKYCIVGCHQIFIVLWLCTIILNSASATSANIPYRRPFINPYPRYKAYHDGGDPGEPLFLTPMIEANNITAARAAAEVVDPTFKAAKSYAGYLTVDKQFNSNMFFWYFPAEINEPYAPVVLWLQGGPGATSLFGLFQENGPFHIKKKKVEKRQFAWSEKLNLIYIDNPVGTGFSFTEHEKGYARNEKQVARNLHEAVKQLFQLFEFKLTYGFWITGESYAGKYIPALAYYIHHAQNSIHNDVHIPLKGVAIGNGLSDPQHQLNYGDYLYQLGLIDLPGASQFKKSEQEALDCVHRHNMTCAFDIFDNIMNIDGKVNGSLFSKLTGLSTYFNYVNVTDEKEEDNMGIFLQSSHIRKAIHVGNRTFHDMHDENIVEKYLKEDVMDSVAHWVAEILEYYSVCIYNGQLDIIVAYPMTVNYLQNLKFSNADYYKVAERKIWRVGTGKDSEIAGYKKSAGNLLEVLVRYAGHMVPKDQPKWMFELITSLTGAND; encoded by the coding sequence ATGATGAAATACTGCATCGTCGGTTGTCACCAAATCTTCATAGTCCTTTGGCTGTGCACAATAATTCTTAATTCTGCATCAGCTACTTCGGCAAACATTCCATATCGCCGGCCTTTCATCAACCCTTATCCGCGATACAAAGCTTATCACGATGGTGGTGACCCCGGAGAGCCGCTATTCCTGACCCCAATGATAGAAGCAAACAACATAACAGCAGCGCGAGCAGCCGCCGAAGTTGTGGACCCTACATTTAAAGCAGCGAAAAGCTATGCCGGTTATCTAACCGTAGACAAGCAATTCAATTCGAATATGTTTTTTTGGTACTTCCCCGCTGAAATTAATGAACCATATGCTCCGGTTGTGCTTTGGCTCCAAGGTGGACCCGGAGCGACTTCGTTGTTCGGACTATTTCAAGAGAATGGTCCGTTtcatataaaaaagaagaaagttgaAAAGAGGCAGTTCGCGTGGAGCGAGAAGTTAAATTTGATTTACATTGATAATCCAGTTGGAACGGGCTTCAGCTTTACCGAACACGAAAAGGGTTACGCGCGGAATGAAAAGCAAGTTGCTAGAAATCTCCACGAAGCTGTTAAACAATTATTCCAgctgtttgaatttaaattgaccTATGGATTTTGGATAACTGGAGAATCCTATGCTGGGAAATATATTCCAGCTTTGGCCTATTACATTCATCACGCTCAGAATTCTATTCACAATGATGTTCACATTCCTCTAAAAGGTGTTGCTATTGGCAATGGCCTATCAGATCCGCAGCATCAATTGAATTATGGAGACTATCTCTATCAATTGGGTCTTATCGACTTGCCAGGTGCTTCGCAATTCAAAAAATCTGAACAAGAAGCACTTGATTGCGTTCACAGGCACAACATGACATGCGCCTTTGATATTTTCGACAATATTATGAACATAGACGGAAAAGTCAATGGATCTTTGTTTAGCAAACTAACTGGCCTCAGCACCTATTTCAACTATGTCAATGTTACCGATGAGAAAGAAGAGGATAATATGGGAATATTTCTGCAATCTTCTCATATAAGAAAAGCAATACATGTGGGCAACCGAACATTCCACGACATGCACGATGAGAACATAGTTGAAAAATACCTAAAAGAAGACGTAATGGACAGTGTGGCTCATTGGGTGGCTGAGATTCTAGAATACTATTCAGTCTGCATTTATAATGGACAGTTGGATATTATTGTAGCATATCCGATGACTGTTAATTATTTACAGAACTTGAAGTTCTCAAATGCAGATTACTACAAAGTCGCCGAACGCAAAATATGGAGAGTAGGCACGGGCAAGGATTCAGAAATAGCTGGGTACAAGAAAAGTGCCGGTAACTTGTTAGAGGTGTTAGTGCGCTATGCCGGACATATGGTTCCTAAAGATCAGCCTAAGTGGATGTTCGAGTTGATCACTAGTTTAACAGGAGCAAACGACTGA